Proteins encoded by one window of Carassius auratus strain Wakin chromosome 8, ASM336829v1, whole genome shotgun sequence:
- the LOC113107699 gene encoding protein GUCD1-like yields the protein MNQTLLINITETQLYRETHTDCIMNDDVMLNVPVIRQLYHWDCGLACSRMVLEYLNPVSEEEFQRACLDLEFTESVWTIDLAYLMCKLGVRHCFCTQTLGVDKGFRNQSFYKKHFDTEEDRVNELFLKAESNGVLVKKCSVTVQEIQSHLEQGHVAIVLVNAVLLVCELCATPVKYCCFLPVGQKCFCRKPDYQGHFVVVCGFNRKTGSIFYNNPAYSDRVCCTSFSNFEEARRSYGTDEDILFIYKDG from the exons ATGAATCAAACCCTGCTAATAAACATCACTGAAACACAACtatacagagagacacacactgaCTGCATCATGAACG ATGATGTGATGTTAAACGTCCCGGTCATCCGACAGCTGTACCACTGGGATTGTGGCTTGGCCTGTTCGAGAATGGTACTAGA GTATTTAAATCCAGTAAGTGAGGAGGAATTTCAGAGAGCGTGTTTGGACTTGGAGTTTACTGAGAGTGTGTGGACTATTGATCTGGCTTATCTCATGTGTAAGCTGGGggtcagacactgcttctgcacACAGACGCTTGGTGTGGACAAGGGCTTCAGGAACCAG TCTTTCTACAAAAAGCATTTTGACACTGAAGAGGACAGGGTGAATGAACTATTTCTGAAGGCTGAAAGCAACGGAGTCCTGGTGAAAAAATG CTCTGTTACGGTTCAGGAGATCCAGAGCCACCTGGAGCAGGGTCATGTGGCCATCGTGCTGGTCAACGCAGTGCTGTTGGTGTGTGAGCTGTGCGCCACTCCTGTCAAATACTGCTGTTTCCTGCCTGTGGGTCAGAAGTGCTTTTGCAGGAAGCCAGATTACCAGGGCCACTTTGTGGTGGTGTGTGGATTTAATCGTAAAACTGGCAGCATCTTCTACAACAACCCCGCCTACTCGGACC GTGTGTGCTGCACAAGCTTTAGTAACTTCGAGGAGGCCAGAAGAAGCTACGGAActgatgaagatattttgttcATCTACAAAGACGGCTGA
- the LOC113107700 gene encoding small nuclear ribonucleoprotein Sm D3-like, translating to MSIGVPIKVLHEAEGHIVTCETNTGEVYRGKLIEAEDNMNCQMANITVTYRDGRVSQLEQVYIRGSKIRFLILPDMLKNAPMLKSMKNKNQSAGAGRGKAAILKAQVAARGRGRGGPGRGGNVFQKRR from the exons ATGTCCATTGGAGTGCCCATCAAAGTTCTTCATGAAGCAGAAGGACACATAGTCACCTGTGAGACCAACACTGGGGAGGTCTACAGGGGCAAACTGATCGAGGCTGAGGACAACATGAATTGTCAG ATGGCAAACATCACAGTCACATACAGGGACGGCCGTGTATCTCAGCTGGAGCAGGTGTATATTCGTGGCAGTAAGATCAGGTTCCTCATCCTTCCCGACATGCTGAAAAATGCTCCTATGTTAAAGAGTATGAAGAACAAAAATCAGTCGGCTGGTGCAGGTCGAGGAAAAGCAGCTATTCTTAAAGCCCAAG TGGCAGCCAGAGGCCGTGGCCGGGGTGGACCGGGACGAGGAGGGAACGTGTTCCAGAAGAGgcgctag